From the Solanum pennellii chromosome 4, SPENNV200 genome, one window contains:
- the LOC107016660 gene encoding uncharacterized protein LOC107016660 — translation MAQGCTKPPACAKCGRNHFVICHEGFTGCFKCGQEGHFIGECPNDKQGGGNLGNRAQYSSVAPPNKPAPRGTTSGTGRGTNCLYALNNCHELENFPDVFTDLGVSLSFVTPYVAMNFEISPELDSEPFSVSTPFGESILSRKVLS, via the exons ATGGCGCAAGGATGTACTAAGCCTCCTGCTTGCGCCAAGTGTGGTAGGAATCACTTTGTCATCTGTCATGAAGGCTTCACAGGTTGTTTCAAATGTGgccaagagggtcacttcattgGAGAGTGTCCCAACGACAAGCAAGGAGGTGGAAATCTGGGAAATAGAGCTCAATattcatcagttgctccacctAACAAGCCTGCACCTAGGGGAACTACTTCTGGAACAGGCAGAGGAACAAACTGCTTGTATGCACTTAATAATTGCCATGAACTAGAGAATTTTCCAGATGTTTTCACTG ATCTAGGAGttagtttatcttttgtaactccttatgtggCTATGAACTTTGAGATTTCTCCTGAGCTAGATAGCGAACCATTTAGTGTATCGACACCTTTTGGTGAATCCATTTTAAGCAGAAAGgttctatcgtga